The following coding sequences lie in one Crassostrea angulata isolate pt1a10 chromosome 10, ASM2561291v2, whole genome shotgun sequence genomic window:
- the LOC128166410 gene encoding LOW QUALITY PROTEIN: inosine triphosphate pyrophosphatase-like (The sequence of the model RefSeq protein was modified relative to this genomic sequence to represent the inferred CDS: deleted 1 base in 1 codon), with product MWARVVVSKYFQRVFSSDAKMQEELKEIVLCTGNKNKLKEFMQILGPDFPYKITNVDVDLPEFQGEPEEVATEKCKLAAERLKCPVVTEDTSLCFNALGGLPGPYIKWFLKKLGPEGLHKMLSGFEDKSATAMCILAYSSGEKDSEVKLFCGKTPGEIVAPRGPNDFGWDPCFQPDGFKQTYAEMPKETKNTISHRYKAVELFKKNFQK from the exons cAAAGAGTTTTCAGTTCTGATGCAAAAATGCAGGAAGAgttaaaagaaattgttctATGTACAgggaataaaaataaactaaagGAATTCATGCAAATACTAGGACCAGACTTTCCTTACAAG ATCACTAATGTCGATGTTGACTTGCCGGAATTTCAAGGAGAACCCGAGGAAGTGGCCACAGAGAAATGTAAGCTGGCG GCCGAGCGGTTGAAGTGTCCAGTAGTGACCGAGGATACCAGTCTCTGCTTCAATGCTTTAGGTGGACTCCCGGGTCCCTACATCAAATGGTTCCTTAAAAAGCTAGGACCAGAAG GTCTACACAAGATGCTTAGTGGCTTCGAGGATAAGTCAGCTACAGCAATGTGTATTTTAGCCTACAGCTCAGGTGAAAAAGACTCTGAGGTGAAATTATTCTGTGGGAAAACCCCTGGGGAGATTGTGGCGCCCAGGGGACCCAATGATTTTGGCTGGGACCCATGCTTTCAACCTGATGGTTTTAAACAGACCTATGCAGAGATgccaaaagaaacaaaaaacactATTTCACACAGATACAAAGCTGTTGAACTCTTTAAGAAGAATTTCCAAAAGTAA
- the LOC128166408 gene encoding annexin A4-like, whose product MALVYFEGTVKPAGGNHDPESASHRLHKAIQGLGTDENAIIEVLAGHINYERQEIKKMYKTMFGQDLVEDIKGDLSGLFEKLCLYLLMPSRMFDAYCLRQAIEGLGTDEGRLIEILCSKTNGEIQSIKEEYQKFYNRSLEDDVRKDTSGHFQHILISLLQANRSEEQELDDAKVQKDAKDLYEAGENKIGTNTSVFNAILASRSPPHLKAVFEQYKSISQMDIEGAIKDETSGNLCKAFLAVVRYIKDPMDYYAGCINKCIKGVGTNDERLMQLIVSRCEIDLKDIGEAYLKKYGESLPLAIKGDTSGDYGKLLVKLATPTE is encoded by the exons ATGGCGCTTGTGTAttttgag GGGACAGTCAAACCAGCCGGAGGAAACCATGACCCAGAAAGCGCCTCCCATCGTCTACACAAAGCCATACAAGGACTCG GAACCGACGAAAACGCCATCATCGAGGTGTTAGCCGGACACATCAACTATGAACGACAGGAAATCAAGAAGATGTACAAAACCATGTTTGGACAG GATTTGGTAGAGGACATTAAAGGCGACCTAAGTGGGCTGTTTGAGAAGCTGTGTCTGTATCTGCTGATGCCGAGTCGTATGTTTGATGCCTACTGTCTGCGTCAGGCCATCGAG GGTCTTGGTACTGATGAAGGACGGCTCATAGAAATATTGTGCAGCAAAACAAATGGTGAAATCCAATCTATTAAAGAGGAGTATCAGAAAT TTTACAACAGGTCCTTGGAGGATGACGTAAGGAAAGACACTAGCGGCCATTTCCAGCACATACTGATCAGCCTATTGCAGGCCAACAGGAGCGAGGAGCAGGAACTGGACGATGCGAAGGTCCAAAAGGACGCCAAAGATCTCTACGAG GCGGGGGAGAACAAGATAGGGACCAACACCTCGGTGTTTAACGCAATCCTGGCGTCCCGCAGTCCTCCCCATCTCAAAGCAGTGTTTGAACAATACAAAAGTATCAGCCAGATGGACATAGAAGGAGCCATCAAAGATGAAACCAGTGGAAACCTGTGCAAAGCCTTTCTGGCAGTCG TAAGATATATAAAAGACCCAATGGATTACTACGCGGGTTGTATCAACAAGTGTATCAAAGGTGTCGGCACCAACGACGAACGTCTGATGCAGCTCATCGTCTCTCGTTGCGAG ATTGACTTGAAGGACATTGGAGAGGCTTACTTGAAGAAATATGGAGAGAGCTTACCCTTGGCAATCAAAGGAGACACCAGCGGAGATTACGGGAAACTTCTCGTGAAACTTGCCACTCCTACAGAATAG
- the LOC128166409 gene encoding uncharacterized protein LOC128166409: MSARRELTHREKTSLPQINGGGMMFSPALVSELTDIFPLIGINRIDIRFSEKKIERSGRHFTVIKKRVDPITDDRNMDTSSDGFDLPEDAIDKVARANSVRTDSAQILPEVRASPCAIHFKKDKKSDLLFYNNYQTGQHSPSAVRKSFSKNSFTRDGRKLRGSDNIHPDRRQPPALMNTLPRGMPSKEFVMTWLMHGSEPGGKSHFPDIVIPDGRPKKSKGRDSVRKSTISE; encoded by the exons ATGTCTGCCAGGCGAGAATTAACTCATCGAGAAAAAACAAGCCTACCCCAAATTAACGGGGGTGGGATGATGTTTTCTCCAGCACTTGTGTCGGAGCTGACGGACATATTTCCACTGATTGGGATTAATAGAATTGATATCAGGttcagtgaaaagaaaataGAACGCTCTGGACGTCATTTTACAGTTATAAAGAAACGAGTTGATCCAATCACAGATGACAG AAATATGGATACCAGTAGTGACGGGTTTGACTTGCCGGAAGACGCCATAGATAAGGTTGCGCGAGCCAATTCCGTTAGGACGGACTCTGCCCAGATTCTTCCAGAGGTTCGCGCCTCACCATGTGCTATTCATTTCAAAAAGGACAAAAAGAGTGACCTattgttttacaataattatcaaactggacAACACTCCCCAAGTGCCGTTAGGAAATCATtctcaaaaaattcatttacaagAGACGGTCGGAAGTTACGTGGATCTGACAATATTCACCCAGATCGCCGGCAACCACCGGCTTTGATGAATACCCTTCCAAGGGGTATGCCTTCCAAAGAGTTCGTTATGACTTGGTTAATGCATGGGTCAGAACCAGGAGGGAAAAGTCATTTCCCGGATATTGTGATTCCAGATGGCAGGCCAAAAAAGTCCAAGGGACGAGATTCCGTGCGGAAATCTACCATCAGTGAATAG
- the LOC128164491 gene encoding protein FAM110B-like — MSLQLTSITQTPDRLASKGAEFLRRNNANTGIFARRRKSAVELLEASKSEYVKSVSVLNHKQELKHPEVLHIGNQSNSNIPSNCPVRPVSEYGTGRDSLDHIGDTSAPHISVERTDGKCVQKKNSNSSVHSGSSKRVRLVSGDGGRLGQSSPEAGRIGPKEPDYIVSPVLSENQKIKVCASLSNSSDIKHKDHGVNMDSAVKEKPKLPEKPKIPERPKLPEKPKIPERPKPPVRSKDFLVPTSYQSLSTSVTVLVEKRCSNPTKKGSENEHGIVRRKKTLHRSQSDLSCRHSRTSSDMSDLSSRRSRTSTDLERFFDQMGIDRTVLDPMLRLHHRTQAHELQSMSSIASAPNDRSSCSDASQGGEMSETDKKIAERNSKQTSIVETNARIIKWLCNVNKAQKPSQQSSS, encoded by the exons ATGAGCCTTCAGTTGACCTCAATTACTCAGACTCCTGACCGACTGGCCAGCAAAGGAGCAGAATTTCTCAGGCGGAACAATGCCAACACAGGGATATTTG CTCGTAGACGCAAGAGTGCGGTGGAACTTTTAGAGGCATCCAAGTCGGAGTATGTGAAGAGTGTCAGCGTATTAAATCACAAGCAGGAGCTAAAGCACCCTGAGGTTCTGCATATTGGGAATCA GTCAAATAGCAATATCCCAAGCAATTGTCCTGTTCGCCCTGTGTCAGAGTATGGAACAGGAAGGGATTCTTTGGATCATATAGGTGATACTTCAGCACCACATATATCTGTTGAGAGAACTGATGGTAAATGTGTTcagaagaaaaattcaaatagcTCGGTGCATTCTGGGTCTTCCAAACGTGTTCGGCTGGTGAGTGGGGATGGTGGTAGACTTGGACAAAGCAGTCCTGAAGCTGGGAGAATTGGACCCAAAGAACCCGATTATATTGTGTCCCCAGTGCTGagtgaaaatcaaaaaataaaagtttgtgcATCTTTGTCAAATAGTTCCGATATCAAACATAAGGACCATGGAGTGAATATGGATTCCGCTGTCAAAGAAAAACCAAAACTTCCAGAAAAGCCTAAAATTCCAGAGAGACCTAAACTTCCAGAAAAGCCCAAAATTCCGGAGAGACCAAAGCCACCTGTGAGATCTAAAGATTTCTTAGTTCCTACTTCATATCAGTCTCTTAGTACATCAGTGACAGTGCTTGTTGAAAAACGATGCTCTAATCCTACAAAAAAAGGGTCAGAAAATGAACATGGTATAGTGAGAAGAAAAAAGACCCTCCACAGATCTCAGTCTGACCTTAGCTGTCGACACTCAAGGACAAGTTCAGATATGTCTGACCTCAGCTCAAGGAGGTCAAGGACAAGCACAGATTTGGAGAGATTTTTTGATCAAATGGGCATTGACCGAACAGTGTTGGACCCGATGCTTAGACTTCACCACAGAACTCAGGCTCATGAGTTACAGAGCATGAGTTCCATTGCGTCTGCTCCAAATGATAGGAGCTCCTGCAGTGATGCTTCACAGGGCGGTGAAATGTCAGAAACAGATAAAAAAATAGCCGAGCGTAACAGCAAACAAACTTCTATAGTAGAAACAAATGCTAGGATCATAAAATGGTTGTGTAATGTGAACAAGGCACAGAAACCCAGTCAGCAGTCTTCATCCTAA